A window of Metabacillus sp. B2-18 contains these coding sequences:
- the kduD gene encoding 2-dehydro-3-deoxy-D-gluconate 5-dehydrogenase KduD, whose amino-acid sequence MGSLFSLEGKVALLTGASRGLGQGMAVGLAEAGATVIGAGMSDMSETKEKIEAVGGVFHGLNIDLSVDHAAGQLVSEALKLTKKIDILVNNAGIIRRSDAENFSDDDWFEVIKVNQHSVFQLCREVGKHMLENGSGKIVNVASMLSFQGGLRVPAYTASKHAVAGLTKSLANEWSSRGVNVNAIAPGYMETDNTAQLRANKDRNEYITSRIPQGRWGTPEDLKGAVVFLASDASSYVNGHILCVDGGWMSS is encoded by the coding sequence ATGGGTTCACTTTTTTCGCTAGAAGGAAAAGTTGCTCTATTAACAGGAGCAAGTCGAGGACTAGGACAGGGAATGGCTGTTGGTCTAGCAGAAGCAGGAGCAACTGTTATTGGAGCCGGTATGAGTGATATGTCTGAAACAAAAGAAAAAATTGAAGCGGTTGGTGGCGTATTTCATGGTCTGAACATTGATTTATCAGTAGATCACGCTGCTGGACAATTAGTGTCAGAGGCTCTCAAACTAACAAAGAAGATTGATATTTTAGTTAATAACGCAGGAATTATTAGAAGATCTGATGCAGAAAATTTTTCCGATGATGATTGGTTTGAAGTAATTAAAGTCAATCAACACTCTGTTTTTCAATTATGCAGAGAAGTTGGTAAACATATGCTTGAAAATGGCTCAGGTAAAATTGTGAATGTTGCCTCCATGCTTTCATTTCAAGGGGGATTAAGAGTACCAGCATATACAGCGAGTAAACATGCTGTTGCTGGATTAACAAAATCTCTTGCGAATGAATGGTCAAGTAGAGGTGTGAATGTAAACGCTATCGCACCAGGATATATGGAAACAGATAACACAGCACAGCTTCGTGCAAACAAAGATCGAAATGAGTATATTACTTCTAGAATTCCACAAGGTCGCTGGGGTACACCTGAAGACCTAAAGGGTGCTGTTGTCTTTTTAGCATCAGATGCTTCAAGTTATGTGAACGGTCATATTTTATGTGTTGATGGTGGATGGATGAGTTCATAA
- the kduI gene encoding 5-dehydro-4-deoxy-D-glucuronate isomerase, translating to MEIRHATNPTDFKSYTTERLRNDFLIDSLFVQGEINMTYSHYDRVVTGGAIPTSQSLKLEDQETLKTDYFLERREVGIINIGAEGTVLVDGQAYTLNKRDCLYVGMGNKEVLFESSNASDPAKFYIVSTTAHKQYPTKKAPIEDAEPTHLGSDSESNKRTIYKYIHADGIQSCQLMMGMTLLEPNNMWNTMPAHLHDRRMEVYLYFDMDENSRVFHFMGEPKETRHLLVKNEQAVLSPPWSIHSGVGTSNYTFIWAMAGENYTFTDMDAVKMEDLK from the coding sequence ATGGAAATCAGACACGCTACAAATCCAACAGACTTTAAATCATATACAACGGAAAGATTAAGAAATGATTTTTTAATTGATTCACTTTTTGTTCAAGGTGAAATTAACATGACATACTCTCACTATGATCGTGTTGTAACTGGTGGGGCAATTCCAACTAGCCAATCTCTTAAGTTAGAGGATCAAGAAACATTAAAAACAGACTATTTCTTAGAAAGACGCGAAGTTGGAATTATTAACATTGGCGCTGAAGGTACAGTTTTAGTTGATGGGCAAGCTTATACTTTAAATAAAAGAGACTGCTTATATGTTGGTATGGGGAACAAGGAAGTGCTATTTGAAAGCAGCAATGCTTCTGATCCTGCAAAGTTTTACATTGTTTCTACTACAGCACATAAGCAATATCCTACAAAAAAGGCACCAATCGAAGATGCAGAACCAACTCATTTAGGTTCTGATAGTGAATCAAATAAGCGTACAATCTATAAATATATTCATGCAGACGGTATTCAAAGCTGTCAACTAATGATGGGAATGACGTTATTAGAGCCAAACAACATGTGGAATACAATGCCTGCTCATTTACATGACCGTCGTATGGAAGTTTACCTCTACTTTGATATGGATGAAAATTCAAGGGTTTTCCACTTCATGGGTGAGCCTAAAGAAACTCGTCATCTTCTTGTGAAAAATGAACAAGCGGTCCTTTCACCACCATGGTCTATTCATTCAGGTGTTGGAACAAGTAATTACACATTCATTTGGGCAATGGCGGGAGAAAATTATACGTTCACAGATATGGATGCTGTGAAGATGGAAGATTTAAAGTAA
- a CDS encoding YesL family protein — MESSSWMGGLLRACDWISKLAYLNLLWLGFTVVGFGVFGFAPATVAMFTILRKWIMGESSHAIFPLFLSVYKSEFKKANILWSCLLVSALFMYVDLVLINSMQGILHYMFLTFFVIAFITMLMITMYIFPVYVHFKGSVLHYFKSAILLGASFPGRTILMMLSVGTGGFVSILFPGVGILFFGSGISFALMYFSFSIFKTKLENTK; from the coding sequence GTGGAATCGTCTAGCTGGATGGGAGGCTTGTTACGAGCTTGTGATTGGATTAGTAAGTTAGCGTATCTTAATTTACTTTGGTTGGGCTTTACAGTAGTTGGATTTGGTGTTTTTGGTTTTGCACCTGCGACCGTGGCTATGTTCACAATTTTACGTAAGTGGATAATGGGGGAAAGTAGTCACGCAATCTTTCCTTTATTTTTGTCAGTTTACAAAAGTGAATTTAAGAAGGCGAATATATTATGGAGTTGCCTTTTAGTTTCAGCCTTATTTATGTATGTTGATTTGGTGTTAATTAACTCAATGCAGGGAATTTTACATTATATGTTTTTGACTTTCTTTGTTATAGCTTTCATTACAATGCTAATGATCACAATGTATATATTTCCAGTTTATGTTCATTTCAAAGGTTCGGTCCTTCACTACTTTAAATCTGCTATCCTACTAGGTGCTTCGTTTCCAGGTCGAACTATTTTAATGATGCTATCAGTAGGAACTGGGGGTTTCGTTAGTATACTTTTTCCTGGTGTTGGTATTTTGTTTTTTGGAAGTGGAATTAGCTTTGCATTAATGTACTTCTCTTTTTCAATTTTTAAGACGAAGCTAGAAAATACAAAATAG
- a CDS encoding carbohydrate ABC transporter permease has protein sequence MSTKTEVSTSSDVSLSKKRGSVKRTESLAGFLFVSPMLIGVSILVLLPIFATFILSFADWKFIQSIDQLKWVGFNNFIDLMDDKVFLKSLLNNALFIFTVPICMAFSLLLAVVIDKSVYMKSYFKVAFFMPYISSVVAIAVVWQVLFHPSAGPINQTLMAIGITDPPKWIADPNFALISVMLIQIWISIGFNLIIYIAGLQSIPQELYEAADMDGANSWVKFRHITFPMVSPTSFFLLITGIISTFKVFDLIAVLTKGGPLHSTSMLVWHLYDTAFVNLDIGYSSAIAVILFLIVFLITIFQWIGQKKWVNY, from the coding sequence ATGAGTACAAAAACAGAAGTATCAACATCCTCAGATGTTTCGCTAAGTAAGAAAAGAGGATCAGTTAAAAGAACGGAAAGTTTAGCAGGGTTTTTATTTGTATCACCAATGCTAATCGGTGTTTCGATTTTAGTGTTACTGCCAATTTTTGCGACTTTTATTCTTAGTTTTGCAGATTGGAAGTTTATTCAAAGTATTGATCAGTTAAAGTGGGTAGGCTTTAATAACTTTATAGATTTGATGGACGATAAGGTTTTTTTAAAGTCTCTATTAAATAATGCACTCTTCATCTTTACTGTCCCTATTTGTATGGCATTTTCATTATTATTAGCTGTGGTTATTGATAAAAGCGTTTACATGAAGAGTTATTTTAAAGTCGCATTTTTCATGCCATATATTTCAAGTGTTGTAGCTATTGCGGTTGTCTGGCAGGTGTTATTCCATCCTTCTGCAGGACCGATTAACCAAACATTGATGGCAATAGGAATTACCGATCCACCAAAGTGGATTGCCGATCCAAATTTTGCATTAATTTCGGTTATGTTAATTCAGATTTGGATATCAATTGGCTTTAACTTGATTATCTATATTGCAGGCTTACAATCGATTCCACAAGAACTATACGAAGCAGCTGATATGGATGGAGCAAATTCTTGGGTGAAATTCCGTCATATCACGTTTCCGATGGTATCACCAACATCCTTTTTCTTATTAATTACAGGTATTATTTCGACGTTTAAAGTATTTGACCTGATCGCTGTATTAACAAAAGGTGGTCCTCTACATTCAACAAGTATGCTTGTATGGCACTTATATGATACAGCTTTTGTTAATCTAGATATAGGTTATTCCTCAGCAATTGCTGTGATATTATTTTTGATTGTTTTCTTAATTACAATCTTTCAATGGATTGGTCAGAAAAAATGGGTTAATTACTAA
- a CDS encoding carbohydrate ABC transporter permease yields MKSRLNVQKVIITIIIFIVSIMFLLPFVWMLSTSFKIEADVFKFPIQWIPERWNGFNNYEQVWFGEFPFYLYYWNSIKVAVLTTLVSCTVSALAAYGFSKVDFPAGKWLFLIVLATYMVPPQASLVPQFILYRNIGLFDSHLGLILLGSFSVLGTFMLRQFFMGIHNEYIDAAKIDGAGHWRIFWSIALPIVRPAVATYAILRFIWTWNDYQNPLIFLRTDALYTIQLAMQKFTTINGEFYSLIMAAAVSAILPLLIVFIIGQKQVIEGIALGGVKG; encoded by the coding sequence ATGAAAAGCCGTTTAAATGTTCAAAAAGTAATCATCACCATCATCATATTCATCGTTAGTATCATGTTTTTACTGCCGTTTGTTTGGATGCTTTCAACCTCGTTTAAGATAGAAGCAGATGTATTTAAGTTTCCGATTCAATGGATACCAGAAAGATGGAATGGCTTTAATAACTACGAACAAGTATGGTTTGGTGAATTTCCGTTTTATCTTTATTATTGGAACTCTATTAAAGTAGCTGTTCTCACAACACTTGTATCATGTACGGTTTCAGCTTTAGCAGCTTATGGATTTTCTAAAGTTGATTTTCCTGCTGGGAAATGGTTATTTCTTATTGTATTAGCGACTTACATGGTTCCACCTCAAGCAAGCTTGGTGCCACAATTTATTTTATATCGAAATATAGGGTTGTTTGATAGCCATTTAGGGCTTATATTGTTAGGAAGCTTTAGTGTTCTAGGAACGTTTATGTTACGTCAATTTTTTATGGGAATTCATAATGAATATATAGATGCAGCGAAAATAGATGGCGCAGGTCATTGGCGAATTTTCTGGTCTATTGCTTTACCAATTGTCCGTCCCGCAGTTGCTACTTATGCGATCTTAAGATTCATATGGACCTGGAATGATTACCAAAATCCATTAATTTTTCTACGTACAGATGCCTTATACACGATTCAATTGGCAATGCAAAAGTTTACGACAATTAATGGAGAATTTTATTCTCTTATCATGGCTGCAGCTGTATCGGCAATTCTACCATTATTAATCGTATTTATTATTGGTCAAAAGCAAGTTATTGAAGGTATTGCACTTGGTGGGGTAAAAGGATAA
- a CDS encoding ABC transporter substrate-binding protein gives MKKKFWSTVFASTMLVGALAGCSGGGGESASGSEEEKDTNTSEEAVTIKFHTHGNETSYNWEKTISAFEEEYPNIDVDLVILSEKGDTQEATQKLDLAAASGEQLDVLMFSDPASYAQRVALGMVAPIDEFIEEEGYTLSEDYKVDTKIDDSYYALPGKFNPWYVLMNKNHLDEAGLEVPTDWTWDEYMEYAKKLTTDDHYGTYFHGPQGGGWMEFMKLALASEEDNTEFVKADGTSNFDSPLFKKTLEMRAQMELEDKSSVPYTDIISQKLHYRNQFFGQDASTILIGSWMNTELGGTDQFPLDFNVAVAPYPKNESGDEGGYTPVTTDFMSVAANSELKKEAYTFIRWYTTEGQLVQGKNVPSWNGVSDDELGSIIDGILAGTATPDKVDRDSLVSVLKNAKSSKIIPPVAYQAELYKVVNEEYEKLILGEQDIDATLKATQERAQEIIDNNQ, from the coding sequence ATGAAGAAAAAGTTTTGGTCAACAGTGTTTGCATCTACAATGCTTGTTGGTGCCTTAGCAGGCTGTTCTGGTGGTGGGGGAGAAAGTGCTTCTGGATCGGAAGAAGAAAAAGATACAAATACATCCGAAGAAGCAGTTACAATCAAATTTCATACTCACGGTAATGAAACTAGCTACAATTGGGAGAAAACAATTTCTGCTTTTGAAGAGGAGTATCCTAATATTGACGTTGATTTAGTTATTCTTAGTGAAAAAGGTGACACTCAAGAAGCAACGCAAAAGCTTGATTTAGCTGCTGCATCTGGTGAACAGCTGGATGTTCTTATGTTTAGTGATCCAGCAAGCTATGCCCAGCGTGTTGCTTTAGGGATGGTAGCACCGATAGATGAGTTTATTGAAGAAGAAGGATATACATTAAGTGAAGATTATAAAGTTGACACCAAAATTGACGATAGCTACTATGCTTTACCAGGTAAATTTAATCCATGGTATGTTCTAATGAATAAAAATCATTTAGATGAAGCAGGTTTAGAAGTACCAACGGATTGGACTTGGGATGAGTATATGGAATATGCGAAAAAGCTAACAACTGATGATCATTATGGAACATATTTCCATGGTCCACAGGGTGGTGGCTGGATGGAATTTATGAAATTAGCTCTTGCTAGTGAAGAAGATAATACAGAGTTCGTTAAAGCTGACGGAACATCAAACTTTGATAGTCCTTTATTCAAGAAAACGTTAGAAATGCGTGCTCAAATGGAATTAGAAGATAAGTCATCAGTTCCTTATACAGATATTATCTCTCAAAAGCTTCATTATCGTAATCAATTCTTTGGTCAAGATGCAAGCACGATTTTAATTGGAAGCTGGATGAATACAGAGCTTGGTGGAACAGATCAATTCCCACTTGATTTTAATGTAGCTGTAGCACCTTATCCGAAAAATGAATCAGGAGATGAAGGCGGCTATACACCTGTTACAACTGACTTTATGTCTGTTGCTGCAAATTCAGAGCTCAAAAAAGAAGCATATACATTTATTCGCTGGTATACAACTGAAGGACAACTTGTACAAGGAAAAAATGTTCCTTCATGGAACGGTGTAAGTGATGATGAGCTAGGCTCTATAATCGATGGAATTTTAGCTGGTACAGCAACACCGGATAAGGTAGATCGTGATTCACTTGTTAGCGTTCTGAAAAATGCTAAATCATCTAAAATCATTCCGCCTGTAGCTTATCAAGCAGAGCTATATAAGGTGGTTAATGAAGAATATGAAAAACTAATTCTAGGTGAACAAGATATTGATGCAACATTAAAAGCAACGCAAGAACGTGCACAAGAAATAATCGACAATAATCAATAG
- a CDS encoding cache domain-containing sensor histidine kinase — MWNRIQQKLTPHSFRYKVILTSIICIVIPAIITLFIYSYLTKDAMKEQALSNANRELILASEYVTKLLDDMLYVANFVQIDSEINSILKKHAKEDKNQVVQQNEYYENYMEYSKVAKTIENITLLGEKSYVTILLKNGKHYTNYSLSEYNPEQLFQEPWFKELDGVFGYEAVWIGSQPTVFQSEQKSNPYQISVARTLRDSNLKIYGYVVVTIMENKVKQAFESMPGKEEMMLVDSSNKILSHADNGKIGTSFPYLEQVKKKDFSNIITFSNQDYLYADHKISYTGWKLVSINPYKQATFKINSIFNKVFLAQLISFIIFFLLLTYVIQTITKPLVHLGDVASSVQSGNLNVRSHIHSKDEIGRLSTSFDSMLDRINEMIREITETQVRKRRAEFAMLQAQINPHFLFNVLNSIRMKVMKKGDYESAEMISSLSKLLRMTIDKDKGMISFKEEVDIVKDYVTLMNMRQKEAVKFEISVSAAAYLEAIPRFILQPIIENSIIHGLNQSAGEILLHAYVKGNDFLITIEDNGEGMDEESLKNLRNKLRLNSDSITVQNKSGFSSLGISNVYERMRMTFGDTFHMEIDSEKGKGTKVVMSVSRGGRR; from the coding sequence ATGTGGAATCGGATACAGCAAAAGCTGACGCCCCATTCTTTTCGTTATAAAGTCATTTTAACTTCCATTATTTGCATCGTGATTCCTGCTATTATAACGTTGTTTATCTACAGTTATTTAACAAAAGATGCCATGAAGGAGCAAGCATTATCAAATGCAAATAGAGAACTTATCTTAGCCAGTGAATATGTAACAAAATTACTTGATGATATGCTGTATGTTGCTAATTTTGTTCAAATAGATTCAGAGATTAACAGCATATTAAAAAAACATGCTAAAGAAGATAAAAACCAAGTTGTACAACAAAATGAATACTACGAAAATTATATGGAATACAGCAAAGTGGCAAAAACAATTGAAAACATTACATTGCTTGGTGAGAAGTCATATGTAACCATTCTCCTGAAAAACGGAAAACATTACACCAATTACTCTTTGAGTGAATATAATCCTGAACAGCTCTTCCAAGAACCATGGTTCAAAGAACTAGATGGAGTTTTTGGGTATGAAGCTGTGTGGATCGGTAGTCAGCCAACAGTATTTCAATCTGAACAAAAATCGAACCCCTATCAAATATCTGTCGCAAGAACGCTAAGAGATTCAAATCTAAAAATTTACGGATATGTAGTCGTGACAATCATGGAAAACAAAGTAAAACAAGCATTTGAGAGCATGCCTGGTAAAGAAGAAATGATGTTAGTTGATTCTTCTAATAAGATATTATCACATGCTGATAATGGAAAAATTGGAACATCATTTCCTTATCTAGAGCAAGTGAAAAAGAAAGACTTCTCAAATATAATAACGTTTTCAAATCAAGATTACCTCTACGCAGACCACAAGATTTCTTATACAGGATGGAAATTAGTATCAATAAATCCATATAAACAAGCAACCTTTAAAATTAACTCGATTTTTAATAAAGTTTTTTTGGCTCAATTGATCTCATTTATTATCTTTTTTCTTCTATTAACTTATGTTATTCAAACCATTACAAAACCACTTGTTCACTTAGGCGATGTCGCATCATCTGTACAAAGTGGAAATTTAAATGTTCGTTCACATATTCACAGCAAAGACGAAATAGGAAGACTTTCAACTTCGTTTGATTCAATGCTTGATCGAATTAATGAAATGATTCGAGAAATCACTGAAACTCAAGTAAGAAAACGAAGAGCAGAATTTGCTATGTTACAGGCTCAAATTAATCCACATTTTCTATTTAATGTCTTAAATTCTATTCGGATGAAAGTCATGAAAAAAGGTGATTATGAAAGTGCTGAAATGATTAGCTCTTTATCTAAGCTATTGCGAATGACTATTGATAAAGATAAGGGAATGATATCGTTTAAAGAAGAGGTAGACATTGTTAAAGATTATGTCACTTTAATGAATATGCGCCAAAAAGAAGCGGTGAAATTTGAAATTAGTGTTTCAGCAGCTGCTTATTTGGAAGCGATACCAAGATTCATTCTACAACCTATTATTGAAAATTCCATTATACATGGACTAAACCAAAGTGCCGGGGAAATTTTGTTACATGCTTATGTTAAAGGAAATGATTTTTTAATTACGATTGAGGACAATGGTGAAGGTATGGATGAAGAGTCATTAAAAAACCTTCGAAATAAGCTTCGTCTAAATTCGGATTCAATAACTGTGCAAAACAAGAGTGGTTTCTCAAGTCTTGGAATCTCAAATGTATATGAACGGATGAGAATGACATTCGGTGATACTTTTCATATGGAAATTGATAGCGAAAAAGGAAAGGGAACAAAGGTAGTGATGTCTGTTTCTAGAGGGGGGAGAAGATAG
- a CDS encoding response regulator transcription factor encodes MYKVMLVDDDYPVLELLSEIIDWEQLGLTLQSTHENGANALQHALNEMPDILITDIGMPKMNGIELTQKLKELNPNIKVCMLTCHNEFEYAHKALKLNVQDYLLKDTLNPKDLDVLLDKIKKNLDEENSKKRKESQLENIVERNRESMKRDFLRKSIYQQIYNHKDWYDEAYSLGLNLKSSTYIPVLCFVQEYQAAKESFQSEDTLVFSIQNVIGEVLNHHDDGAIHFTLGSKESFLFFSYHSTLKADSYGRAYECIRKIQNHVSKTLNISLSFLIGELIDDQSSFQIKSKSLLESTQQRFYMEKATVEKKRHEESSRESLFEWYDEASFEIRQLIIAKDVSKVKPVVTKWIDVFREKQYSAEIVKDWVLKLLLDLKVKLKALQFFGTKSSDEVLHEEILSIDSLSDLRIWLIKYFEMLLLAVNDVSTQSRRKEVIEACKYVEVHLEKKITLDEVANVLYLNPSYFSRLFKKEVGETFVEYVTKAKMTRAKELLEQTTDSVGKICERLGYDNQSYFIKVFKNYVGTTPIEFRGEKKQAN; translated from the coding sequence GTGTATAAAGTAATGCTAGTAGATGACGACTATCCTGTTTTGGAGCTATTATCTGAAATAATCGATTGGGAACAGTTAGGGTTAACACTTCAAAGTACTCATGAAAATGGAGCGAATGCACTCCAGCATGCCTTAAATGAAATGCCGGATATCCTAATTACCGATATTGGGATGCCAAAAATGAATGGAATAGAGTTAACACAAAAATTAAAGGAATTAAACCCTAATATAAAAGTGTGTATGTTAACTTGCCACAACGAGTTTGAATATGCACATAAAGCATTAAAACTAAATGTTCAGGATTATCTTCTAAAAGATACACTTAACCCAAAAGATTTAGATGTCTTATTAGACAAAATAAAAAAAAATCTTGATGAAGAAAACAGTAAAAAACGAAAAGAATCTCAATTAGAAAATATAGTAGAAAGAAATCGTGAGTCTATGAAACGTGATTTTCTGCGGAAATCAATCTATCAACAAATTTATAACCATAAAGATTGGTATGATGAAGCATATTCTCTTGGGTTAAATTTGAAAAGCTCTACTTACATTCCTGTACTATGTTTTGTTCAAGAATATCAAGCAGCTAAAGAGTCTTTTCAATCAGAAGACACATTAGTGTTTTCTATTCAAAATGTTATAGGTGAAGTACTTAATCATCATGATGATGGAGCGATTCACTTTACATTAGGAAGCAAAGAATCGTTCCTATTTTTCTCCTATCATTCAACCTTAAAAGCAGACAGTTATGGAAGAGCGTATGAATGCATAAGAAAGATTCAAAATCATGTTTCTAAAACATTAAATATTTCTCTTTCATTTTTAATTGGTGAATTAATAGATGATCAATCATCCTTTCAAATAAAGAGTAAAAGTTTACTAGAAAGTACACAGCAACGTTTTTATATGGAGAAAGCTACAGTCGAAAAAAAGCGTCATGAAGAAAGCTCAAGAGAAAGTTTATTTGAATGGTATGATGAAGCATCCTTTGAAATAAGGCAGCTAATTATTGCTAAAGATGTTTCAAAAGTAAAGCCGGTAGTCACAAAATGGATAGATGTATTCCGAGAAAAACAATATTCCGCAGAAATTGTGAAGGATTGGGTATTGAAGCTTTTACTAGATCTTAAAGTGAAATTGAAGGCTCTTCAGTTTTTTGGAACGAAATCCTCAGATGAAGTGCTACATGAAGAAATTCTAAGTATTGATTCATTATCTGATTTAAGAATTTGGCTTATCAAGTATTTTGAAATGCTTCTTTTGGCGGTTAATGATGTTAGTACCCAATCACGACGTAAGGAAGTAATTGAGGCATGTAAATATGTAGAAGTTCATTTAGAGAAGAAGATAACACTTGATGAAGTTGCGAATGTTTTGTATTTAAATCCGAGTTATTTTAGTAGACTTTTCAAAAAAGAAGTTGGAGAGACATTTGTAGAGTATGTAACGAAGGCAAAGATGACGAGGGCAAAGGAATTACTCGAGCAAACTACTGATTCAGTCGGCAAAATTTGTGAAAGACTTGGGTATGATAACCAAAGTTACTTTATTAAGGTATTCAAAAACTATGTAGGAACTACGCCTATAGAGTTTAGAGGAGAAAAAAAACAGGCGAACTAA
- a CDS encoding glycoside hydrolase family 88 protein has translation MVSNQTWVNEAWEKTTIKVKRTSEKIGANFPHASVDGSYQLEAPSWWTAGFWPGLLWLMYRETKENSFKEIAEQCEEKLDSVITDYYKLDHDMGFMWTLTSVARYKLLGEEDSKRRALLVANLLMGRFNSEGNYIRAWNPWHEGEDNSGWAIIDCLMNLSLLFWASEVTGDPRYQHVAKKHGETVLENFIRKDGSVHHIIRFDPETGERVEAIGGQGFSKDSAWSRGTSWAVYGLTLLYKHTQEEKYLQAAKNVSHFFIANLPDDYVPYWDFRLPDNITKHRDSSAGAIAACGLLLLSSLVDPTEQRIYKEAGTNILKSLFENYGAWEDVNEDGLILEGTSHYPEGKNIDVPLIYGDYYFVEGLAMLRGHKQLFWSVDK, from the coding sequence ATGGTTAGTAATCAAACATGGGTAAACGAAGCATGGGAAAAGACTACTATAAAAGTTAAGAGAACAAGTGAGAAAATTGGAGCAAATTTTCCACATGCAAGTGTAGATGGTTCTTATCAATTAGAAGCACCTTCTTGGTGGACAGCGGGATTTTGGCCTGGACTTCTATGGCTAATGTATCGTGAAACGAAGGAGAACTCTTTTAAGGAAATAGCTGAACAATGCGAAGAGAAACTGGATAGTGTTATCACAGACTATTATAAGCTTGATCATGATATGGGATTTATGTGGACGTTAACAAGTGTGGCAAGATATAAGCTTTTAGGTGAAGAAGACTCTAAAAGACGTGCTCTTTTGGTGGCGAACTTATTAATGGGAAGGTTTAACTCTGAAGGTAATTATATTCGTGCCTGGAATCCGTGGCATGAAGGTGAAGACAATTCGGGGTGGGCGATTATCGATTGTTTAATGAATCTTTCTCTATTATTTTGGGCCTCAGAGGTAACGGGAGATCCACGTTATCAGCATGTTGCTAAAAAGCATGGCGAAACAGTTTTGGAAAACTTTATTCGAAAAGATGGTTCCGTTCACCATATCATTCGGTTTGATCCGGAAACTGGTGAACGAGTTGAAGCAATTGGAGGCCAAGGTTTTTCTAAAGATTCTGCGTGGTCCAGAGGAACTTCGTGGGCTGTATATGGGTTAACGTTACTTTATAAACACACACAAGAAGAGAAATATCTTCAAGCTGCTAAAAATGTATCACACTTTTTTATTGCCAATCTACCAGATGATTACGTGCCATATTGGGATTTTAGATTACCAGACAACATAACAAAGCACCGTGATTCATCTGCAGGAGCAATTGCTGCTTGTGGATTACTTCTTTTAAGCAGTTTAGTAGACCCTACTGAGCAAAGAATATATAAAGAAGCAGGCACTAACATTTTAAAATCTCTTTTTGAAAATTACGGAGCTTGGGAAGACGTTAATGAAGACGGGCTAATCCTTGAAGGAACAAGTCATTATCCTGAAGGAAAAAATATAGATGTTCCACTTATTTATGGCGATTACTACTTTGTTGAAGGGCTTGCAATGTTAAGGGGACATAAACAGTTATTTTGGTCTGTTGATAAATAA